The Salicibibacter halophilus DNA window TCATCAGCACATCGGATCCAGTACGTGTGTATGAAAATTTCGCGACGATTGACTTGATTTCGAAGGGACGGGCGGAAATTGTTGCAGGCCGTGCTTCGCGTGTGGGTTTGTTTGATTTGCTCGGTTACGATCTTCGCGATTATGAGGAGCTTTATGAAGAAAAGTTCGATTTATTATTGAAAATCAACCAAGAAGACGTCGTCAATTGGGACGGGGAGTACCGTGCTCCGTTAAAAGACGCCCGGGTGCTTCCGCGCCCTCAAAATGGGTCGCTCCCGATTTGGCGCGCGGTCGGCGGGACACCGGCTAGCGCGATCAAAGCAGGGTATGCCGGTGTGCCGATGTATTTGGCTCATTTAGGCGGTCCCGTTTCCAGTTTTAAGCAGGCGGTTGATGCTTATCGCGATGCTGCACGCCAAAGTGGGTTTGATCCATCAACGCTGCCGATTTCAACAGCCGGCTTCTTTTATACAGCGGAAACGACCCAGCAGGCACAGAAGGAATACTATCCTCATATCAATGAAGGCATGAAGCTGACGAATGGGCGGGGATTTCCGAAGCAAGCCTTTGCACAGAGTGATGATCTGCGGACCGTCATAAACGTAGGCAGCCCGCAGCAAGTGATCGAAAAAATTCTTTATCAACATGAACAGTTTGGCCATCAGCGTTTTATTGCACAAATGGACTTCGGCGGCGTACCGTTTGATAAACTACGAAAAAACATTGAGCTCATCGGGACAGAAATATTACCTGCAATCAAGAAATATACAGCCAAGCAGTAGGGAGGCAGGAAAAATGAACATCGTAGCATTATCCGGCTCCAACGTCGGCTCTAAAACGAGAACAGCAATGGATTACACGGTGAACACCCTTTCTGAAAAATACCCGGATGCCGACGTGACTTTAATAGATTTAGCAGACCATGATGTACAATTTAGTGACGGGCGTAATTTTTTGGACTATGAAGGGGATACAAAATATGTTGCCCAAACGATCATGGATGCGGATGCCATTATCTTTGGAACTCCGATTTTTCAAGCATCGATCCCCGCGACATTGAAAAATATATTCGATTTGCTCCCTCAAGACGGGTTGCGGGATAAAGTAGCGAGTGTGCTGGTAACTGCAGGGTCGCTCACGCACTTTCTCATTGTGGAACAACAGCTAAAACCGATTTTATCGTATATGAAAGCACAAATCGTTCAAGATTATGTGTTTATCGAGGAAAAAGATTTCCATCGCAAAGAGATCACCAATGACAATGTCTTGCTCCGCATCGATCGATTGGTCGAAGACACTGTGGGCCGAACAGAGCAGCATATAAACATGCGCAAAGCACAGGAAGAAGCGTATGGGTTTTAGGATAAGATAGCATTCATTACGAACTTGGTCGGGGGAGTGTCATGATCTCGGACAGATTACATGGAACGAGGGGGGAAAATGTCCGAACTGAGGGCGGGTTCGGACACATTTTCTGGAAAGGTGAGTAAAATGTCCGAACAAGGCTTGACCTCGGACAATTTTAGAAAAAACGTGAACAAATTGTCCGTGCCCAACCCCAACGTCCCATACATTTATACACCATAAAAATAGAGTATTTAAGGGCAAAATCTTCGAGCATTGTCCCTGCTTTAATTATCTCAATATTGTAATTAATTTAACTCCATCCAAAACACGGAAAGGGATGTTTCAATAAGCGTAAAGTTGGGAACCTATATGAAAGATGATCCGAAAATTTTTAATGTACATCCTTTGAAAAGAAAGGAGCTTTGCTACAATGAATATACTTATCAACGGGGAATGGACCGGCGATAAGCTGGAGCAAATCGATGTAGTCAATCCGGCGACGGGGGACGTGCTCGATACGATCCCGAAAGGCGGCGAAAAAGAAGCCGAAGCAGCAGCGACTGCCGCATATGAAGCCTTTCCGGAGTGGTCCAAGCTTACTGCCGAGGATCGGAGCAACAAGCTTGAGAAATGGTTTGAACTCATCGGGGACAATCACGAAGAACTCGCGCGAACGATGACGAAAGAACAAGGAAAAGCCATCAAGGAATCGCGTGGCGAAATCTCCTATGCAAATTCGTTTATTAAATGGTATGCAGAGGAAGGCAAGCGTAACTACGGGGAATCGATTCCGGCTTCTGCACCGGACAAACGTTTGTTTGTGACCCATCAACCTGTCGGGGTTGTCGCATCGATTACCCCGTGGAACTTCCCGGCGGCGATGATTACACGCAAAATTGCTCCGGCACTCGCGGTCGGTTGTACAGCTGTCATTAAACCCGCGACACAAACTCCATTCACAGCACTGAAGCTTGCCGAACTCGCGGTGGAGGCAGGCATCCCTAAAGGGGTGATCAACGTCGTCACCGGTTCTTCAAGAGAAATCAGCGAGGCGTGGCAACAAGACAAACGCGTGCGCAAGCTCACCTTCACCGGTTCCACCGAAGTCGGGAAAACATTAATGAGCGGCGCTTCGGAAACGATGAAAAAAATATCGTTGGAACTTGGCGGCCACGCGCCATTAATCGTGCTTGAAGATGCGGACATTGACAACGCGGTGGAACAAGCGGTGACGTCGAAATTCCGTAACGGTGGACAAACTTGTGTGTGTGCCAACCGCATCTACGTGGCTGAATCGATTGAAGAGACCTTTACAAATAAATTTAAACAAGCCGTTGAAGACTTAAAGATCGGCGATGGGCTTGATGATGACACCGATATTGGCCCATTAATCGACGAAGATGCCGTCGACAAAGTCATCTCCCATATAGAAGATGCCGAGAAGCAAGGGGCAAAAGTCGTTACGGGCGGCAAAAAGAAAGACGGGCTGTTTCTGACGCCAACGGTGATCAGCGGGGTAAAAGAAGACATGGCCTGTATGAATGAAGAGACATTTGGTCCGCTCGCGCCTATCGCTACCTTTAAAACCGAGGAAGAAGCGATTGAACGTGCAAATAACACCATATACGGATTGGCTGCCTATTTATTTACGAGCGATGTGTCTAAAGCGATACGCTTAAGCGAACAACTGGAATACGGCATCGTCGGCTTGAACGACGGCGGTCCGTCCACCGCACAAGCGCCATTCGGCGGCTGGAAACAAAGCGGCATTGGCCGAGAGGGCGGTCATCAAGGCATGGATGAGTTTCTGGAAACGAAATATATCTCGCTTAAACTATAATGATTAGGCCCCGGCGCAAACACCGGGGCCTTTCTATTAAATGATATCCAAGGGCATTTTTCGATCCGGTTTCGGGAATACCTTATCAAGCTTTTGCAGATCGTCTTCTGACAGCTCTATCGTGGCGGCTTCCGCGTTTTCCATGACATGGTTTTGGCTCGTGCCCTTCGGGATGGCAAGTATCTCTTTTGTTCGTATCGTCCATGCCAGCGCGATTTGCAGGGGTTTTGCCTGGTGTTTTTCGGCTATTTCTTTAATGTCCAGGTTGTTCATCAATTGTGAGATGAGTGAACCGCCTTGGCCAAGGGGGCTGTATGCCATCATTGGTAGTTGTTGTTCCCGGTGCCAGGGGAGCAGATCAAAGTCAATCCCCCGTGACCCTAAATGGTAGAGCACTTGGTTAATGGAACAATTGGAGCCATTTTCTATTCCCATAAGTTCCTTCATATCCGAGGTATCAAAATTGGAGACGCCCCACCGTAAAATTTTCCCTTCCTTGCGAAGCTTTTCCAAACCTTCCACTGTTTCCTGAAGCGATCCATCTGAAAGTCCCCGCCAGTGCAAAAGGTACATGTCCAAATAATCGGTCTTTAATCGTTGCAAACTTTTTTCGCAGGCTTTATGGATGTTTGACAGGTTTGCATTGTGGGGATAAACTTTTGAAATCAAGAAAGCTTCATCTCTGCGATTTTTAACCGCTTCGCCAACGATCTGTTCCGATTGTCCATCCCCATACATTTCCGCGGTATCAATGACACTCATTCCTAAATCAAGGCCGAATTGCAAAGCTTTTATCTCTTCCTTTTTCTTTTCGGGATATTCCCCCATTTTCCATGTGCCTTGTCCAATGCGCGGAAGTGAAGTGCCGTCGGGCAATGCCACCGTGTGACTTTGCAACGCCTCTTTAATGCGATCCGAACGCTCCATTTATTTTGCCCCTCCCAATATTTTTTCATAGTAATAAAATGGGTACGGTTTTCCGGTTCCCTCGCGTGAATGTCGTCCAAGTCATCTGTTGAAATCGCGGGTCAATATCTCGGTCGATCACAATAAAACCGATCATTTGCTCCGCGCATCCAGCACGAAAAGGGAATGATTGTTAATGTCCTGCAAAAAATGCCCGGTGGTTGGGTACGACTCGTTCCATTGGTCACTGCCTTCTGCATTCATCATCTGAACGGTTTTCTTCACGATTTCCATTATTTCTTCCTGAACTATTCATAGAAATTCCAAAGTGACTTACGAAACCTTGGCTATCAAGGCATTCACCTGAATTAAGTATTCATCAAATAAATGAAAAAAGAATCCATTTCTGTTAGAGTTAAATTATCCCAAAATAACCACAGAAAGGATTCTTCTAATGGCTACTTTAACGCAAATAACCCTGGATTTCAATCGCAAAATGAAGCTGTCGAATGATGGAGGTGCTCTTTCCTCTGATACAGGAGAGGTCTTATTTCGAGAATTCGATGAAAAACTTGGATTTTTCCATACCCTGGATAAACATCTGCACCTTCAAGACGAGAGACTGTATCATGTGCATTCGAATGAGCACATGCTTCGTCAAAAGATTTATCAGATGATTGCCGGCTATGATGAAGATGATGCGGCGGATCAATTAACGGATGATCCCGTGTTTAGGCAAATCATTGGAACGGATGCGTTAGCTTCTCAACCCAGTTTATCCCGATTTTTTGCTCGGTTTGACACAGCATCTATCAAACAATTAAATCAAGCTAACCAGGAGCTTTTAGATAAAGTTCATCAAGCGAGGGGCTCAAAAAGTCTTATCTTTGATTTGGACTCCACGCATGCCGATACATACGGCGAACAAGAATCGACCGATTACAATGCGCATTATGGAACCGTCGGCTATCATCCTCTCGTTGCTTTCGATGGTATAACCGGTGATTTTATGAAGGCTCAACTCCGACCAGGCAACGTCTATACATCTAATGGGGTTGTGGATTTTGTAAAGCCCCTGATCACCCATTACAATGAAATGTTTCCGGAAACGATCCCATTTCTGCGTGGGGACAGTGGCTTTGCGGTTCCAGAGCTGTATGAGTTACTTGAAGACGAATCCGTCTATTATGTCATTCGTTTGAAATCCAACGCCAACCTGCAACGACTAGCCGATGAACTGCATCCGGCAACGCCGCCATCTGACGTTACACAAACCGAATGCTATTATGAGGAAACCGAATACCAAGCCAAATCATGGGCCAAGCCCAGAAAAGTCATCATTCAATCCGTTCGTCCGGCAGGTGAATTGTTTTTTAAGCATGCCTTCTTTGTGACAAGCCTGTTCGATGCCTTCTCCCCCAAGGATATCGTCCGTTCCTACCAAAAACGCGGAACGATGGAGAATTATATCAAGGAAGCCAAAAATGGTTTTGACCTGGATCGAATGAGCAGCCACTCGTTTCAGGCTAATGAAACAAGGATGATGTTCAGTTTATTAGCTTACAATTTAACCAACTGGCTACGCACCCTTTGTTTTCCGAAAGAACAAAAACGCATGCAAATCCAAACCATACGATCAAAGATCATCAAAGTGGCAAGCAAATTGGTGAAATCAGGGCGTTCGCTTTATTTCAAATTATCTTCAAGCTTTGTCTATGAAACCTTTTTCTGGAATGTGCTCAATCGTATTCAAAGGTTAAGACTAGAGTGACATGTGATCGCTCCTCTTTTTTTAAAAGCCACTTCAAGACCAAGGGAGACGTATGTCCCAAAAAGGGCATTTTTCAGCGCTTGACGCTATACTTCGTCACAATGCTAATCATCACACCTCATTTTTTGAACCAAACCGAGAAATCGTTAGCTTTGATGTTCGTTCACGCTTTTACTTGGAGGTATGAATAATTCAGGTTCTTTTATGTCCTTCTTTGTCGCGTATCGTATCATGTTGGACTCCTATTGATTGTTCACCATCAGTATATCAGTTTGAACGGTAAAGCGGCCAAAAGAAGACTTTTTGTCTTTTGGCATAATGAAGCAAAGGTTTCGTATCCGGTAGATGCAGACTGAGTGAAGCGGCGAGTGTCGTATTCGTAAAAATCGCTTCTGCTCGTTGCAAAGCCCATGGATGATGATGGATATCGAGCGCGTACAACTTATTTTTATGTGTTGTATATAAGCGATAGCGTTCCGTAAGCCAGGCATCCAAAGAGTCTTTTTCGGCGGTAAAAACGGTAGAAGAAGGTTCGTAAGCTGCTTCAAGCATGGCATCCGGCCGGTGGCTGCGATAATGAATGCCGCCTTTTTTTCTTTGGACTTTTATATCGGAATAGAAATAAGGAAGGTGGAACAGCTTGCGCGCCGTGAGCACTGCCAACCGGTGCTCGGCATCCAGGCTGAAAAAATAAACGCCGGGTTGGCCGTTAAATGTGACATACGTGCGTACGTTTACTTCCGGGAAAGCATGCGCAAATGGCATAGGCGGAAGAAAACGGGCACGTAAATGCACGATGTTAAAAGGAACGATGCCGATCCAAGCTTGGCCGTCATAAGTGTCGATCTCCAGAGGCTCCGGAATTTTCGTTTGCAATGTTCGCGGTGGGAGCGGCCAGTGGGCGAATAATACATCTTTCCATGTCTGTGTCATTAACCAAGGTCCTTTTGGGCGTGACCGAAGCCGGTGTACAGGCTGCTTGGGCATAGACGCCTCCTCGTACTAAAATAAATACAGTTGATTAACAAGGGCATAACCCTTGGGATATCAAGCTTTATTGCTCTTTGAAAACTGAATCAGAAATTGTTCGTTACTCAATTTCCTACTCTTTTTTCTCCCTTTTATCCCTTAACTACTGAACAGCTGCAGCGGGAATGCAGTCAAGGGCGCGCGATAGCGCGGGCGTAGCCTTTACCCTTGACGGAATGGACGATGCAGCTATCATCCTTCAAGGGATAAAAGGGTAGAGCGATTCAAAAGGATTGCAGGATCTAAGGAGTTTCTTGATAATATCGGTTGGATATAGGGGAAGTGCGACGCCTCCTTGTTGCACATTTTGCATGTGACTTCTCCTTAAGAGTGCGCCCCCTCCTCTTCCGGTACTTCTAACGCGCAGTTTGTTCCTTTGAGTTCTAGTATCAGCGAGGTTGTTGATCCGGTTGAGGCTCTGGGAACTCCTATATCTTGCAATCATAAATTTCTTTTAGGTGGTGATTCACTTGAACCAGCTTTTTTGTGGCATTGATATTGGACTCAAGACCTTCCAATTTTATGCCATGGATCAAGATGGGAAAGCGGTGGGAAAACCCAAACGCTACCCCAACAATCAGACAGGTGCTGACCAATTGGTTGACCATCTCGATGAACTGTTGGAGCAACAAGGCTCCCCCGCCCTCTCTATTGGCATGGAAGCGACCGGTCTGTATTGGTTCCCTCTATTTCACACGCTTCAAGAAAATGAGCGAATCAAACAGTGGGAAACCCGGCTCATTTCCATGAACCCAAAGATCGTGGAGGCCTTCCGCGGCGCTTATCCCGATGTGGATAAAACCGATCCCGTGGATGCATTCATTATTGCGGATCGGGTTCGGTTTGGACGGGGGATCGCTCCCCAACACGTTCATAGTGAACAATATCTGGCCCTCCAACGACTCACACGGTTTTATATTCACCTGACCGAGCAACAGACCAACCTGAAGAATTATGCAGGATCCTTCCTGTATCTCACCTTCAGTGAATGGGTCAGAACCCAGCCGTTCTCTGATCGCTTCAGCGTGACGGCAACCAAGCTGATGAAAAAATACAAATCAGCAGATGCCATGGCTGATCTTACAACCGATGAGCTTCGTGAACTGCTGGTAGACTTTAGCCGCAATTCCTTTCGTGATCCGGAAGAGAAGGCCAGGCAGCTTCATCAGTTAGCCCAGGATTCCTTTACTATCCCGGATGGGTTAGTGGATTCCGTTCACCTATTGGTCAAGCAAACGCTGCAACAACTCGAGTTGCTTGAAAAGCACATCAAGCGCCTGAAAAAACGGATTGAGAAGATCATGAAGGGAATCCAGCATCCTTTCGATTCCCGGCATTGGATCTGTCACGGCTGCTTTATTGATCGCCGAGATCGGAGATGTGCACCGATTCCCCGGTCAAGCTCAGCTAGCCAAATATGCCGGCCTGACATGGAGGAAACAAGCGTCCGGCAACTTCCGTGCTGAAGAAACATTTATGACCAAATCAGGCAACAGCTACCTGAGACACGGTTTTTTAATAGCCGCTCAATCCCTCGTCAACCATAACGAGGAATATCGCGCCTATTACCAGCGGAAGTTCAGTGAAGCCCCTCGCCATTCACACAAACGAGCGCTGTCGCTCACAGCCCGTAAGCTCGTGCGTCTCGTATATGCCATGCTCTCAAATAATCAACTTTACATGGCCCCTGAGGAGCGCACCGAGCAAAAGCAGGAGGTGAAAGAGTCAACGGAGGCTCCTGATGAGTCCGTCGTCGGTGAAACACCTGTTACGCAGCAACCCAATAGCTCTGAAAGCTCTGAACACAAAAAAGTGAAGAGCACGGCTGCTGCAAGGTCGTCATCGCGACAAAAAGAACTCAATGGGTCCAAAAGCCCACCGGAACAATACGCAGTCAACACGTAACTCTTCACTTGCCTTCAATCTAAACAGTTTCAGCATTGAAGTCAAGCGCATGTGAACTGACAATCGTTCCTTTTATAGCCTTTACTACCTTTGTTTTCCAATAACAAAATGAAGGCTTGTTAGGTATACCCAAAATTCGCTGACATGGCATCACTCCTTCAATTGACTCGGTAAATTCTTTTAAAAAATTACTTGACTTTTACCGCAGTCTTTTGTGAACATACGGTTAGGGTGTTCCAACGATCAATTCTCCATTCCCCATTGCATTTAAAAGCCGGACGTGCTAAGATGAATTCTGTCTTTGGGTGTAATGAGCCATTAGCTCAGTTGGCAGAGCATCTGACTTTTAATCAGAGGGTCGGAGGTTCGAATCCTCCATGGCTCACCATTTTCGCCAGAAGAAGCGTAGCAAACAAAGAGTCCACCATTTATTTTAGAAAATACGGGCCTGTGGTGTAGCGGTTAACATGCCTGCCTGTCACGCAGGAGATCGCGGGTTCGAATCCCGTCAGGCCCGCCATTTACATATATTGGCTCGATAGCTCAGTCGGTAGAGCAGTAGACTGAAAATCTACGTGTCGGCGGTTCGATTCCGTCTCGAGCCACCATTACTATCGTTTACAGCCCCGGAATGCCCCGGGGTTTTTTGTATTTTATGTTAAACGTCATTTACCTTGCAGCTATGTTACAATACTTGTAGAATAAAGTGCCGGAAATACGAAATGGGGAGAAAAAACATGAATGAAAAAATTTTGGTTGTCGATGATGAACAGCCGATTGCTGATATTCTGGAATTTTCACTGCAAAAAGAAGGCTTTGAAATCGAAGTTGCCTATGACGGTGCGGAGGCCCTGGAAAAAGTGCACGCTTTTACTCCTGACCTTATTTTACTCGATATTATGTTGCCGCAAAAAGATGGGATGGAAGTGTGCCGTGAAGTTCGTAAACATTATGATATGCCGATTATTATGCTCACGGCAAAAGACTCGGAGATCGACAAAGTGCTCGGCCTTGAACTGGGTGCCGACGATTATGTCACGAAGCCTTTTAGCACCCGTGAATTGATCGCGCGTGTGAAAGCGAATATTCGCAGGCTTCAAGTTGTCCCCGAGGAAGAACGAAAAAATACCGGTATCAAGCATATCGGTGAGTTGACGATTGACCCGGAAGCCTATCTCGTCCGTAAACGGGGAAATCCGATTGAGCTCACCCATCGGGAGTTTGAATTAATCCATTATTTAGGCCGTCATATTGGACAAGTAATGTCCCGGGAAGACCTTTTGCAGTCTGTTTGGGGTTACGACTATTTTGGAGATGTGCGAACCGTTGACGTCACCGTGCGCCGGCTGCGGGAAAAAGTCGAAGATAATCCGAGTTATCCGAACTGGATTGTGACAAGAAGAGGGGTAGGTTATTATATCCGGCATCCCGAACAGGAGTAGAGTTGGATGAAGCGAATTGCTGGTTTCTTTAAATCTTTTCAATTTAAATTAATATTTATTTACGTCATGCTTTTGCTGATTGCATTTCAGGTGATCGGGATATTTTTCATGGATAGCCTGGAAGAACAATTTGTCGATAATCATCGGAATGCATTGGAAGACCAAATGAGTCTGCTTGCTTATAATATCGAGGAGACACTTATACAAGAAACAGATGAAATGGATCAAAACGACATAAATCAAGAAATTAACGAATTAATTTCTCGGTATGAAGTAAACGAATTGAGTAGTACCGGCTCCACCATTCAAGTGGTGGACAGCCAACAGAATGTACTGGCCCACAATCAACACGGAACGCAAAGCGGAGGGTTGCTAAATACGGAAATACGGGTGTCTCAGGCATTGCTTGGCCAAGAGTCGAATGAAATGTTGTTGGACCCGGACACCGGCCATCGGATGCGGGTTATCACGCAACCTTTGCATGGCGACGATGTTGATGATGTCATTGGAGCGATTCATTTGGAATCATCCATGGAAGATATGTATAACGAAGTGACGCAAATTAATAACATATTTATGACGAGTGGAGGCGTTGCACTGGCGATTACCGCGATCATCGGTGTCCTCTTATCGAGAACCGTTACCCGTCCGATCAAAGACATGCAGAAACAGTCCGCCGTGATGAGTGAAGGAGACTTCAGTCGTCGTGTTCGCGTTTATGGAAATGATGAAATCGGGGAGCTCGCCTCTTCCTTCAATACGTTGGCAATGAATTTAAAGGAAGCGAACGCTACAACAGAAGGGGAGAGGCGGAAACTAAGCTCTGTTTTATCCCATATGACAGACGGGGTAATCGCCACGGATGAACTTGGCCGTATTATTTTGCTTAATAAACAAGCGGAAATCTTGCTTTCCTTAGACAGTGAAGGGGCAAAAGGGCAGTCTCTGCCCGAGATATTGGACCTTTCCGGCCACGTTGCGCCAAGTGACCTCTATGATTATTCGGAGCCGGTGATTTTGGATTTCAGTAGTGAATGGGGCGATTCCCTTATTGAAGCGAATTTCTCCGTTCTCCGAAGCGAAAATGGCTTTGTGACCGGTTTGATCACCGTGTTACATGACGTCACGGAACAGGAAACATTGGAGAGAGAGCGACGGGAATTTGTAGCAAATGTCTCCCACGAGTTACGCACGCCGTTAACGACTTTAAAAAGCTACATGGAAGCATTGGAAGATGGCGCTATGGCAGATGAAAATCTTGCCCCGCGATTTTTAAATGTGATTCAAGTGGAGACGGACCGTATGATACGTCTTGTGAATGACCTATTGCAATTATCGAAAATGGATGCGCAAGAGCAGGAAATTCATACAGAACGTCACGATTTGCTTCATTGGATGCATCAATTGGTGGATCGATTTGAGATGCTCGTGAAAGATCGGAACGTTTCGTTTGTCCGACGTTTCTCACAAAGGCCGATTCAAGTAAATATGGACAGCGATAAAATGACCCAAGTGTTGGATA harbors:
- a CDS encoding NADPH-dependent FMN reductase, with amino-acid sequence MNIVALSGSNVGSKTRTAMDYTVNTLSEKYPDADVTLIDLADHDVQFSDGRNFLDYEGDTKYVAQTIMDADAIIFGTPIFQASIPATLKNIFDLLPQDGLRDKVASVLVTAGSLTHFLIVEQQLKPILSYMKAQIVQDYVFIEEKDFHRKEITNDNVLLRIDRLVEDTVGRTEQHINMRKAQEEAYGF
- a CDS encoding YqjF family protein; translation: MPKQPVHRLRSRPKGPWLMTQTWKDVLFAHWPLPPRTLQTKIPEPLEIDTYDGQAWIGIVPFNIVHLRARFLPPMPFAHAFPEVNVRTYVTFNGQPGVYFFSLDAEHRLAVLTARKLFHLPYFYSDIKVQRKKGGIHYRSHRPDAMLEAAYEPSSTVFTAEKDSLDAWLTERYRLYTTHKNKLYALDIHHHPWALQRAEAIFTNTTLAASLSLHLPDTKPLLHYAKRQKVFFWPLYRSN
- a CDS encoding transposase, with the translated sequence MIAEIGDVHRFPGQAQLAKYAGLTWRKQASGNFRAEETFMTKSGNSYLRHGFLIAAQSLVNHNEEYRAYYQRKFSEAPRHSHKRALSLTARKLVRLVYAMLSNNQLYMAPEERTEQKQEVKESTEAPDESVVGETPVTQQPNSSESSEHKKVKSTAAARSSSRQKELNGSKSPPEQYAVNT
- a CDS encoding aldo/keto reductase; protein product: MERSDRIKEALQSHTVALPDGTSLPRIGQGTWKMGEYPEKKKEEIKALQFGLDLGMSVIDTAEMYGDGQSEQIVGEAVKNRRDEAFLISKVYPHNANLSNIHKACEKSLQRLKTDYLDMYLLHWRGLSDGSLQETVEGLEKLRKEGKILRWGVSNFDTSDMKELMGIENGSNCSINQVLYHLGSRGIDFDLLPWHREQQLPMMAYSPLGQGGSLISQLMNNLDIKEIAEKHQAKPLQIALAWTIRTKEILAIPKGTSQNHVMENAEAATIELSEDDLQKLDKVFPKPDRKMPLDII
- the yycF gene encoding response regulator YycF is translated as MNEKILVVDDEQPIADILEFSLQKEGFEIEVAYDGAEALEKVHAFTPDLILLDIMLPQKDGMEVCREVRKHYDMPIIMLTAKDSEIDKVLGLELGADDYVTKPFSTRELIARVKANIRRLQVVPEEERKNTGIKHIGELTIDPEAYLVRKRGNPIELTHREFELIHYLGRHIGQVMSREDLLQSVWGYDYFGDVRTVDVTVRRLREKVEDNPSYPNWIVTRRGVGYYIRHPEQE
- a CDS encoding IS1380 family transposase, whose amino-acid sequence is MATLTQITLDFNRKMKLSNDGGALSSDTGEVLFREFDEKLGFFHTLDKHLHLQDERLYHVHSNEHMLRQKIYQMIAGYDEDDAADQLTDDPVFRQIIGTDALASQPSLSRFFARFDTASIKQLNQANQELLDKVHQARGSKSLIFDLDSTHADTYGEQESTDYNAHYGTVGYHPLVAFDGITGDFMKAQLRPGNVYTSNGVVDFVKPLITHYNEMFPETIPFLRGDSGFAVPELYELLEDESVYYVIRLKSNANLQRLADELHPATPPSDVTQTECYYEETEYQAKSWAKPRKVIIQSVRPAGELFFKHAFFVTSLFDAFSPKDIVRSYQKRGTMENYIKEAKNGFDLDRMSSHSFQANETRMMFSLLAYNLTNWLRTLCFPKEQKRMQIQTIRSKIIKVASKLVKSGRSLYFKLSSSFVYETFFWNVLNRIQRLRLE
- a CDS encoding NAD-dependent succinate-semialdehyde dehydrogenase; its protein translation is MLINGEWTGDKLEQIDVVNPATGDVLDTIPKGGEKEAEAAATAAYEAFPEWSKLTAEDRSNKLEKWFELIGDNHEELARTMTKEQGKAIKESRGEISYANSFIKWYAEEGKRNYGESIPASAPDKRLFVTHQPVGVVASITPWNFPAAMITRKIAPALAVGCTAVIKPATQTPFTALKLAELAVEAGIPKGVINVVTGSSREISEAWQQDKRVRKLTFTGSTEVGKTLMSGASETMKKISLELGGHAPLIVLEDADIDNAVEQAVTSKFRNGGQTCVCANRIYVAESIEETFTNKFKQAVEDLKIGDGLDDDTDIGPLIDEDAVDKVISHIEDAEKQGAKVVTGGKKKDGLFLTPTVISGVKEDMACMNEETFGPLAPIATFKTEEEAIERANNTIYGLAAYLFTSDVSKAIRLSEQLEYGIVGLNDGGPSTAQAPFGGWKQSGIGREGGHQGMDEFLETKYISLKL
- a CDS encoding IS110 family transposase, which produces MNQLFCGIDIGLKTFQFYAMDQDGKAVGKPKRYPNNQTGADQLVDHLDELLEQQGSPALSIGMEATGLYWFPLFHTLQENERIKQWETRLISMNPKIVEAFRGAYPDVDKTDPVDAFIIADRVRFGRGIAPQHVHSEQYLALQRLTRFYIHLTEQQTNLKNYAGSFLYLTFSEWVRTQPFSDRFSVTATKLMKKYKSADAMADLTTDELRELLVDFSRNSFRDPEEKARQLHQLAQDSFTIPDGLVDSVHLLVKQTLQQLELLEKHIKRLKKRIEKIMKGIQHPFDSRHWICHGCFIDRRDRRCAPIPRSSSASQICRPDMEETSVRQLPC
- a CDS encoding LLM class flavin-dependent oxidoreductase, translating into MENYRIDPSKGMEFGLYTLGDHLPNPIAGERISAEQRIHELIELAQLAEQAGIDFFSVGESHQEYFATQAHAVVLSAIAQATEKIKISSSSTIISTSDPVRVYENFATIDLISKGRAEIVAGRASRVGLFDLLGYDLRDYEELYEEKFDLLLKINQEDVVNWDGEYRAPLKDARVLPRPQNGSLPIWRAVGGTPASAIKAGYAGVPMYLAHLGGPVSSFKQAVDAYRDAARQSGFDPSTLPISTAGFFYTAETTQQAQKEYYPHINEGMKLTNGRGFPKQAFAQSDDLRTVINVGSPQQVIEKILYQHEQFGHQRFIAQMDFGGVPFDKLRKNIELIGTEILPAIKKYTAKQ